CACGCTTGGGCATAACGCTTTAATTCCGTGTTGGTTCAGAAGGTGGACGGCAGGCCATCCTTAGAGACAGGTGCTCTGGTGGGGGAGTGCTGAGGGTGTGACGGGTGTTGCGATGACAGGTCTTGATAGAGTGGGCCGCGTTCAAATGAAGCGCCAAATTTGAACTTTATGTAAATGCAGCCATTAACCCCTGGACATGCTGCTTAACGTCTTTAGGCTACTATCAGCAAACGGGGAGAAACCACATCTCCTCGCAGGTTCTGGCAAAGCTTTGCAACCGTACAACCAATCAGCTATATGTTGAATCTCCCGCAAGAGACCTGAAACTCTAAAACTGTTGCCGGTCCAGCCGTTCAATAAGCCCCGCAACCCGCTCAGTGCAGGTGCGCTGCTCTTCTGCCAATTGCTTCCGAGCGTCCAGGCAGGCTTCCGCCAGGTTCATCAACGCCAGGATCACTACCAGTTGGGTATCGCCACCACTGACCTTGGCTTCCGCCTCCGCCAGCTTCTCGTTGACCAGAGCCTCTACTTGCGCCACGTGCTCAGGTGTCGCAACACTCTTTACCTGAAGCTCGCGCCCCAGGACCCTGATGCTGTGCGTGGCGATCAAGCGGTCAGACCCCTTCCAACTTTTTCAGAATCGCATCTATACGAGCCTTGAAACCGACCCGTTCTTCATGAAGTCGGGAGTTCTCTTTTTTCAGCCGATCGTTCTCGAGCTTCAACTCGCTCACGACATTAATTAGAGAATTTATCCGACTCTCTAGTTCATTAAACAGCTCGATACTCATTATTTCACCTTTTGCGGCAAAATCATATGCGATAAGTGCCCAAAAGTCAAGGCTATCATTGGAAAAGAGCGTCTACGAACTGGACCGGATCGAAGGCCCGGAGGTCTTCCACGGACTCCCCCACGCCAATGAATCTGATGGGGAGAGCGTATTCATGACTAACCGCTACGACGATTCCCCCCTTGGCGCTACCGTCAAGCTTGGTCAGCACCACGCCGGTGACATCGGCGGCCTCCTTGAAGAGCTTCGCCTGGGACAGGGCGTTTTGTCCGGTGGCCGCGTCAAGGACCAGCAGGGTTTCATGCGGGCCGTCCGGTATCTCGCGGGTCAGCACCCGGCGTATCTTCTTCATCTCCTCCATCAGGTTGACCTTGGTATGCATGCGGCCAGCGGTATCGATGATCAGGACATCGGTGCCGCGCGCGATGGCAGCCTTGCACGCATCGAAGACGACCGCTGAGGGATCGGCTCCTTCCTTGTGACGCACAATGTCCGTGCCCACGCGCTTGGCCCAGGTCTCGAGCTGCTCGGCTGCGGCGGCGCGGAAGGTGTCGGCCGCGGCCAAGAGTACCTTTTTACCTTCCCCGGTGTAGCGCGCGGCGAGCTTGCCGATGGTGGTAGTCTTGCCGACGCCGTTGACCCCAATGACCATGATAACGAACGGTTTCTTGTCCGTGACTACCAGCGGTGCATGGTGCTCCAAGAGGCGCACCTGGATTTCTTCCTTCAAAGCCCTCTTCAGAGCGGTGCCGTCCTGCAGTTCGTCCCGCTTGAGGCGCTGCTCAAGTGTGCGGATCAGGTCAACGGTGGTCTTGACGCCCAAGTCGGCGGTGATCAGGATTTCTTCCAACTCCTCCAGGGTGTCGGTGTCGATCTGCTTCTTGCCCAGCAACAGGGTATCGACCCTGCCGATGATGGTCTCGTGGGTCTTGCTGAGGCTGCGCTTGAGACGGTCGAAGAAGCTGGGCTTGGCCTGCTCAGTCGGTTCGGGTACCGGGACAGGCGCCGGGGCGGTGGGTTCCGTCCAGACCTGGCGTGGGGCCGGGGCGGGAGGTTCGGGGGGAGGCGTAACGACATACGGGGCGGGCGGGACCTGCGCCGGAGGCTCGGAAACGGTCGACTGCGGAGGGGCTGCAGCCTCCTCCTGCTGTTCCGCCCCCTCGGACGGCAGTTGGTCCGGAGTCTCGGCAGTCTCGTCGACACCACCGATCCCGAGTTTCTTGAAAAGACCTTTGAAAAAGCCCTTGTTTTCCTCGGCCATCAATAAATCTCCTTATGCAAAAGCTGCGCGGTGTCCCGGAACCTCTTCAAGGCCAGGAGCGGCAGGGCCGTGCGGTCCATAGTCATCACCAGGGCATAATCGTCGCCAATGCCCCCCACGATGGTGTACTGTTCGTCAGTACTGATAACAGTTTCCTGGACGGCTCCGGTGGTGAACTTCTCGTGCAGCCCCTTGAGCTGGGTGAGCAGGATGCCCCAGTGGGCGGCCGTAACCTTCATTTCGAAGGGATCGCCATGGGAAAACTGTTCGACAGCCTCCCCTTCCCAATCGGCCAAAATGGCGCCATTGCCACCAGGCACGGATTCAACCAGTGTAGTCAACAGTCTCTTGAAGGGCACGTCAAGCTCCTACGGTGAAAAATATAACAGCGCAAGTGACGGCGGTGCCCTCACTTCAGCGTCAACTTTCAGGTGACGGCAACGCCCACACCCCAGCCCCTTTCCCGGAGGGCAAGGGGTGACACGACTAGCGGTTCAGGCGCACGGAGACCAGCTTCGAGACGCCGGGCTCTTCCATGGTGACACCGTACAGGGTGTCGGCGACAGCCATGGTGGCGCGGTTGTGGGTGATGATGATGAACTGCGAGTTGGCACTCATCTCACGCACCATGTCGTTGAAGCGGCCGATGTTCGCATCGTCGAGCGGCGCATCCACCTCGTCCAGCAGACAAAACGGCGAGGGCTTGATCAGGAAGATAGAGAAAATGAGCGCTACCGCGGTAAGCGCCTTCTCTCCGCCCGACAACAGCGACACGTTCTGCAGTTTTTTGCCCGGGGGCTGGACCACGATCTCGAGACCGGTGTTGAGGAGATCCTCTTCGTCAGTCAGGCGCAACTCGGCGTGACCGCCACAGAACAGGCGCGGGAAGATCTGCTGGAACTTCTCGTTCACCATCTGGAAGGTCTCCAGGAAGCGCTTCCTGGTGGTCCGGTTGATGCGCTGGATCGCCTTCTGCAAGGCGTTCATCGATTCCTCGAGGTCATCCTTCTGGCTGGAGAGGAAGGAGAAACGTTCCTCCATCTCCTTGAACTCCTCGATGGCCATCAGGTTCACTTCGCCCATCTCGTTGATGGTTTTCTGCAGTTCCGCCTGGCGCCTGGTGCTTTCAACCTCGTCCCACTCCACCTTCGAGTAGTTGAGCAGCGCGTCGGCGATCTCCATGCGGTGCTTTTCCTTGAGGGTTTCCTCCAGGTGGGCGAGCCGCATGCTTACCTCGGTCAGGCGCAGGCTTTTCGCATTCAACTGATCCCTCACCGCGACGGCATCGGCGCGCATCCCTTTCAACAGCGCCTCTTCCTCCTGGACCTTGGCAGCTTCGGCCTCATACCTGTCCTTCACCTGCAGAAGGGCTTGCTCGCTAGCCAATTGCTGCTTGACCACAGCGCGCAGCGCCTCCTCACCTTCAGCAATCGCTGCCACAAGGCGGGTACGCTCGTCTCCGGAACCTTCCAATTCCGTGGTGCGGGACGCGATGCGGTTGGTGAGGTCGGTGCACAGCCCTTCGACACGACGCAGGGCACGCTCGGTAGACTCACCTTTCTCTCTGAGAGCGGCGACACGCACCTTCATAGAGGTGACCATCTCGCGCGCTTCTTCCATTTCGAAGCGGGATCCCTCAAGGCGCCCCTGCAGTGCCTCAACGGTTTTTTCCAGGGCCGCTTTGCGTTCTTCGGCCTGGGCCCTTTTCGCATCTGCCTGGGCCATCTCCCCAGAGACCAGTGACTGTTCTTCGGCTAACTGCTCTTCTTCCGCCTCGCGTACCACCCCGTTTTCCTCGATGCGACGGCACTCGGAGAGGGCGGTCTGCAGGTCCTTCTCGGCGTTGACGATCCGGAGATCAAGGCGATGCAGGGTCTGGCGCAGTTCGACACGGCACGTCTCGGCCTCGGCGATCTCCCCTTTCCTCTTGTCGCGCGCCGCGGCAAACTCCTGGACCTCTGCTCCGAGGCGCTCAACTTCGGCACCCAGCGCCTTGATCTCCCTCTTCTTGTGGATGATCCCCTGCTGAGCCGGCTCCGGTGAACCGCCGTTGACGATGCCGCCGCCGTGGGCGAGGTCACCTTCGAGCGTAACGAAGGTTGAGGCCGGGAATGACGCGGCGAGTTCGAGAGCGTGGTTCAGGTCATGAGCGAGGTAGGCGCCGCTAAGAAGGGGCTCCACCAGAGGGGCATGCTGCTTGGGCACGGTGACCCGCTCCCAAAGCGGGGCTGCCCCAGGCGGCGTCTCCTTGGCCTGTTGGCGCCACGGCGGTGCGGTAACGAAGCTACAGCGGCCGCCGGCACTACCCTTGAGATGTGCAACGGCATCGAGTGCGGTCGCGGAAGATTCACACAGGAGATACTGTAGGCGGTCGCCGAGGACAGCCTCCAGCGCCACCTCGAACTCCTCCTCCACCTCGAGCGCGTCCGCAATCATGGTCAGCGATGCGGTCTTGAAGGGCTCGGCAAGGAGCAGGTTGCGCACGCCCTGGCCGTACCCGGCAAACTGTGCCTCCAGCTCCTGGAGCGATTTCAGGCGTGAGGCTGCGGCGGACAGCTGGTCCCG
This region of Geomonas agri genomic DNA includes:
- a CDS encoding cell division protein ZapA, with product MIATHSIRVLGRELQVKSVATPEHVAQVEALVNEKLAEAEAKVSGGDTQLVVILALMNLAEACLDARKQLAEEQRTCTERVAGLIERLDRQQF
- the ftsY gene encoding signal recognition particle-docking protein FtsY → MAEENKGFFKGLFKKLGIGGVDETAETPDQLPSEGAEQQEEAAAPPQSTVSEPPAQVPPAPYVVTPPPEPPAPAPRQVWTEPTAPAPVPVPEPTEQAKPSFFDRLKRSLSKTHETIIGRVDTLLLGKKQIDTDTLEELEEILITADLGVKTTVDLIRTLEQRLKRDELQDGTALKRALKEEIQVRLLEHHAPLVVTDKKPFVIMVIGVNGVGKTTTIGKLAARYTGEGKKVLLAAADTFRAAAAEQLETWAKRVGTDIVRHKEGADPSAVVFDACKAAIARGTDVLIIDTAGRMHTKVNLMEEMKKIRRVLTREIPDGPHETLLVLDAATGQNALSQAKLFKEAADVTGVVLTKLDGSAKGGIVVAVSHEYALPIRFIGVGESVEDLRAFDPVQFVDALFQ
- a CDS encoding cell division protein ZapB, whose amino-acid sequence is MSIELFNELESRINSLINVVSELKLENDRLKKENSRLHEERVGFKARIDAILKKLEGV
- the smc gene encoding chromosome segregation protein SMC translates to MKIKRLEIHGFKSFQDKAVLDFNQPITGVVGPNGCGKSNVVDAIRWVMGEQSAKNLRGKSMEDIIFNGTEFRKPLGMAEVSLFFSTEDGRVPAKYLNFSEIQVTRRLYRDGESDYLLNKTPCRLLDIAELFMDTGIGAKAYSIIEQGKIGMILHAKPEERRFLIEEAAGVTKFKARKVVAMKKMEATRQNLLRIGDIISEIKRQMNGLQRQAKKAERFREVRQELKEIELLFAAKGYAGVEKDRNGLEREISELESKLVDVTAKLNDAELSIEEKRLTLLETERQLTAAQEEIFRWKSELQGGENRLEFQRKELVNLERHGARFEEELQGLRDQLANSEKEIVTLQAQRVSLQEDLARESESLEYRESLLEEMAASEAGVTRELDETRRAMFAALSEGAQAANQHAAAQKRLAGLADRLQASQRERVLLGERLFEANSKVDALKQEREQLARDKVQADEELIMAGSREAELKQAQEAGDKLLQQRRDQLSAAASRLKSLQELEAQFAGYGQGVRNLLLAEPFKTASLTMIADALEVEEEFEVALEAVLGDRLQYLLCESSATALDAVAHLKGSAGGRCSFVTAPPWRQQAKETPPGAAPLWERVTVPKQHAPLVEPLLSGAYLAHDLNHALELAASFPASTFVTLEGDLAHGGGIVNGGSPEPAQQGIIHKKREIKALGAEVERLGAEVQEFAAARDKRKGEIAEAETCRVELRQTLHRLDLRIVNAEKDLQTALSECRRIEENGVVREAEEEQLAEEQSLVSGEMAQADAKRAQAEERKAALEKTVEALQGRLEGSRFEMEEAREMVTSMKVRVAALREKGESTERALRRVEGLCTDLTNRIASRTTELEGSGDERTRLVAAIAEGEEALRAVVKQQLASEQALLQVKDRYEAEAAKVQEEEALLKGMRADAVAVRDQLNAKSLRLTEVSMRLAHLEETLKEKHRMEIADALLNYSKVEWDEVESTRRQAELQKTINEMGEVNLMAIEEFKEMEERFSFLSSQKDDLEESMNALQKAIQRINRTTRKRFLETFQMVNEKFQQIFPRLFCGGHAELRLTDEEDLLNTGLEIVVQPPGKKLQNVSLLSGGEKALTAVALIFSIFLIKPSPFCLLDEVDAPLDDANIGRFNDMVREMSANSQFIIITHNRATMAVADTLYGVTMEEPGVSKLVSVRLNR
- a CDS encoding roadblock/LC7 domain-containing protein, with the protein product MPFKRLLTTLVESVPGGNGAILADWEGEAVEQFSHGDPFEMKVTAAHWGILLTQLKGLHEKFTTGAVQETVISTDEQYTIVGGIGDDYALVMTMDRTALPLLALKRFRDTAQLLHKEIY